Genomic window (Stigmatella erecta):
ATCATCGAGCGCATGTTCACCCGGCGGGGCTTCACCACCCGGGTGCGCGTGGCCCGGCGGGTGATGCAGGCGGCGGACACGGACATCCGCCCGCTGGTGGCGCTGGAGCAGCGCACGCGCAGCGAGTTCGAGTTCTTCATGGAGGCGCACAGCCCCGAGCCCCTGCGGGCCTCCACCGCGCTGGGGTGGCTGTCGGCGGGCCACCCCATCTGGCACGAGGTGGCGGTGTGGGAGGCGCGGCTGGCGCTGCCCCGCGAGACGCTGGCGCTGCGCGCGGCCCTGCGCGAACTGGGCGCCTCCCGGTTGCAGGAGGAGCTGGACCTGGCGAACGCCCCGCCCGAGCAGCTCGGCTTCGTGGCGGCGCTCGCCGAGCGCCTGGCCCACACGCCCTTGTTGCCCTATGCGCACGAGGCGGGGGACGGCACCCTGCGCCAGCTCGTGGCGCGCTACCTGGGGCGCTTCTTCGACCTGCGGCTGTCGGAGGAGGAGATCTTCGTCGCGCCCGAGCGCGAGCAGGCCGTGTACTCGCTCCTGCTGTCCACCTGTGACGAGGGGGACGGGGTGCTGGTCTCCCACAACTTGCACGCCGAGTACGCGCCGGTGCTGGACAAGGCGGGGGTGCGCGTCACCGTCACCAACAACTCGCTGGGAGAGATTCGCCAGCTGCTCGGCGCCTTCGACGTGAAGGTGGTGCTGCTGGCGGTGGAGCCGGGCGAGCGGACGAACATGGCGGAGCTGCGCGGCATCCTGGAGGAGGCGGCGCGGCGCGGCATCCTCGTGGTGCTCGACGAGAGCGCCTTCTTCAACATCACCGCCGAGGTGGAGCCCCGCACGCTCTTCGAGTTCCTCGCCCGGGAGCCGCACCCCTCGCACCTGGTGGTGCTGTACGGGCTCATCAAGAACGCCGTCTTCCCGGACTGGGAGCTGACGCTGCTGTTGCCGGTGCCCGCGCCCCTGCGGGCCGCGCTGGAGGTGGCGGCGGAGGTGACGTACTCGCGCATCAGCACGCTGGTGCAGTGGTTCTACGAGCGCACCTTCGCGGAGCTGCTCTCCTTCCGCATCGCCTTCACCGAGCCGCCGCCGCCGCCTGCGCGCGGGGAGCCCGCCGTGCCGCCCCCGCGCTCCCGGCGCATCGCGCGGCTGGGAGACTTTCCCGCCTTCGCGCCCCGGGTGTTCCGCGAGGAGGACCCGGAGCTCATCCGCCTGGACTACGGGGAGAACGAGTCCCCGCTGCCCGCGCCGCTGATGGAGGGGCTGGTGGCGGCCTGCGCGGCGCCGAGGGACGCGGGCGCGCAGCATGGGCTGGCGGAGGCCGTGGCCGCCTTCCTGCTGGAGACGCGCGGGGTGCGCTACGAGCCCGGGGACATCACCCTGGCGCCCGGCGTGTGGCCGCTGATGCACCACGTGGGGGTGGCGCTGCGCCGGGTGCTGGGGCGTGCGCCGCGCGTCTTCCTGGCGAGCCCCTGCTACGGGGTGCTGCCCCCCACGTGGGCCGCGGTGGGCGCGGCGCTGGACGTGGCGCCGCTGAGCGCACTGCCGGAGCGCCGGGGGACGAGCGCCCCGGACGTGGTGGTCATCTCCCAGCCGGCGAACCCCGGGGGCAGCTACCTGTCGCACGAGGAGCTGGTGGCGCTGGCCACCTACGTGGTGGAGCAGCGCTGCTGGCTGGTGTCGGACGAAATCTTCGGGCTGGTGAACCTGAGCCACCCGGCGGCGGAGACGGCGCACGGGCCGGTGGGGCTGGAGGCGACGGTGCCGGGCATCGGGGCGCGCACGGTGGTGCTCGGAGGCCTGTCCAAGGAGTTCGCCGCCGGCGGGCTGCGCGTGGGGTGGATGGCGGCGAGGGACCGGGCGCTGACGGAGGCGGTGCGGCAGAGCGCGCCCGGGGTGATGCACCTGGCCACGGCGCGGGCGGCCTCGCGGCTCTATGCGGCGTATGCGCGGGGGCCGGACGGCAAGCTGCTCTACCCGGAGCGCCACCAGGCGCTGCGGGAGTTCCTCGCGCACATGCGCCGCGACCTGGCCGAGAAGCGGGCGCTGCTGGCCGAGGTGCTGCCCCGCGAGGGCGAGGAGGAGACGGTGCAGGCCGGCGGGCTCTTCCTCGCGCCCCGGATGACGTCCTGGCTGGGGCGGGAGGTGGACGGCGTGCGGCTGACGCGGGAGAACCTCCCGGCGGTGGTGTACGCGCACACGCACGTGGTGCTCAACGGCGGGGCGTGGTGTGGGGACCCGGAGCGGGTGCGCGCGGTGTTCTCGCTGCCCCGCGAGAAGCTGCAGCAAGCGCGCGAGCGGCTAGAGGCCTTCTGCCGGAAGCTTCGCGGATAAGCCCGCCGGAAAGAAAAGACCCCAGCCACCGGAAGGTGCTGGGGTCCCAAACCGCGGGAGCGGGGTTGGCTTAGCGGGTGCGGCTGAGGCGGTAGGCCTCGCGGATGCTCTCGTCGCCAATGGACACGCCGCAGTCCTCGCTGATAGCGGCCAGGTGGGTGAGGATGCAGCCGGCGAACGCGGCGGAGAACTGATCCTCGGTGGCGGGGGTGCAGGCCGACAGGCCCGAGATGCAATCGCCGAAGTCCTTGATCTTGTCTTTCTCGCTGTCCGAACAGGACTTGACGGCCTCCTCGCACTGCTCAATGTCGGCTTCCGTGGGCTCCTCGTAGGGCTCGCCGTCGGAGCAGGCCTTGCCCTTCTCGTAGAAGTCCTTGCTGCTGTCCTTCAGATCATCACACACATCATCGCCGCCACAACCCGCCAACACCAGGCACGCCACCGCGAACATCGAAGCCAACTTCTTCATGTCGAAGACTCCAGGAAAAAAAGGGTGCAGCGCGCCCATGCTAGCGCGCACCGGGTGTCTGGCGAGAAATGGACACGCGGGCCCTCGCGGCAGGAGTGCTTACGGGGGGAGGATGTGGATGTTGAACCGGGAGGAGCGTCCATCCTGCCGCGACAGGTCCACGCCGTTCTTGTTGTACTCGTGGGAGGTGATGTTGAAGCCGCCCGCCTTCCGGCCAAAGCTCTGGTTGGTCACGTAGTAGCGCTCGTTGGGGTACCCCGGCACGGGTTTGCCGTGGTACCGCTCGCGCAGGTCGGCGTGAATCCGGGCCAGGTCGTTCTTCGGCACCGTCACGGTGCCGTACATGTCCCCCTTGCCCCCGGCGGCCGACGACAGCTTGTTGTCGATCTGCGTGAGGTTCTGGTTGAACCGGCGGTCCGGATCAAAGGTCTTGGGGCCCGTGGGCTTCTTCGGGCCGACGGTCTCCCAACCATCGTTGTCCGCGGGCGGAGGGCTGGTGCGCGGCTGCGGGGTGCTGGGGCCCGGCGAGCGGGTGTCGAAGGTGTCCCGGCCCGGGCTGCGAGGGGTGGTCGGCGCGGGGCTCTGGAGGGGCCGGGGCTGGACCTGAGGGCTCGTCCGAGGGGGAGAGAAGGAAGGGGTCAGGTTCTTGGGGGAGAAGTTCAGGCGGGGCATGGTGGGCCTCCAAATCAGCGGCAGTCCGTGCAGGAGGCCTATTGCGCTTTGTGTGCCAGGCGGCGCGCCCGAGGGGACTCTCACGGAACGCCGTGAAAACGCACCTTTGCGCGAGGGCTGGTGACCGCGAGGGCCTCCTCCCCTGGTGACGGGTGTCTCCGCGCTGATGACGGTGGGCACCAGCCATCGCGGCTCAGAGCCGCTGGAGGAAGGAGAGCAGATCCGCCTTCTGGGCCGGGCTGAGCGCTTCGGGAGGGCCGCCCGGGACGCGAGGCGGGTGGACCGGGGGCCGGGTGAATTGATTGACTACATTTGTAGTCACTGCGTACTGTCCCGGTGCGAGGAGCCCTCTCATGTCGAAGCCGCTCACCCTGATCCTGTTCTGGCTGTTGGCCGTGGCCCCCGCATCCGCGCAGCAGAGCGTCCTCAAGGACCCGTGGATCCAGCTCAACTACGGCTCCGGCAAGGACGTCAGCGACGAGACGGGGGAGGATGGGCGGGAGCCGCTGCGGATCCGCTGGTACGGCGGCAGCTTCATCGAGGTGCCCGTCTGGAGGTGACGCCGCTCACGGCACGAAGCGCTCGGCGAGGAGCTGGAGCCGCCGGCGCAAGGTGCGCACCGGGGGCAAGTCGGCGAGGAGCCCATCGACGGCGAGCATGAACAGCTCGGCGATCTCCTTGGGCTCCAGGACGGCCTGGGTGTACTTGAGCCGCAGCCGCTCGTGCTTCG
Coding sequences:
- a CDS encoding aminotransferase class I/II-fold pyridoxal phosphate-dependent enzyme, producing the protein MATYPESPREAFQQLRALSERLAVPEHRPQALAALRALAELSRGKPEGAPLRLTSVVVAVGSSQERLELLLLPSIFAPEAWAHTFLEGLLKVPLDEYAGKRLVEVGSGSGWICLALARFTRLAHVLGVDLNPHAAPLAWCNAWLNGDEALVARLSFGESDLLREVPAPQPWDFVVGCIPQVLRGEGLPEEVSQADEQALYDLSNYCAIQNVYEDHFGLGLNARLLDEVPERLAPEGRLLLNLAGRPGRAIIERMFTRRGFTTRVRVARRVMQAADTDIRPLVALEQRTRSEFEFFMEAHSPEPLRASTALGWLSAGHPIWHEVAVWEARLALPRETLALRAALRELGASRLQEELDLANAPPEQLGFVAALAERLAHTPLLPYAHEAGDGTLRQLVARYLGRFFDLRLSEEEIFVAPEREQAVYSLLLSTCDEGDGVLVSHNLHAEYAPVLDKAGVRVTVTNNSLGEIRQLLGAFDVKVVLLAVEPGERTNMAELRGILEEAARRGILVVLDESAFFNITAEVEPRTLFEFLAREPHPSHLVVLYGLIKNAVFPDWELTLLLPVPAPLRAALEVAAEVTYSRISTLVQWFYERTFAELLSFRIAFTEPPPPPARGEPAVPPPRSRRIARLGDFPAFAPRVFREEDPELIRLDYGENESPLPAPLMEGLVAACAAPRDAGAQHGLAEAVAAFLLETRGVRYEPGDITLAPGVWPLMHHVGVALRRVLGRAPRVFLASPCYGVLPPTWAAVGAALDVAPLSALPERRGTSAPDVVVISQPANPGGSYLSHEELVALATYVVEQRCWLVSDEIFGLVNLSHPAAETAHGPVGLEATVPGIGARTVVLGGLSKEFAAGGLRVGWMAARDRALTEAVRQSAPGVMHLATARAASRLYAAYARGPDGKLLYPERHQALREFLAHMRRDLAEKRALLAEVLPREGEEETVQAGGLFLAPRMTSWLGREVDGVRLTRENLPAVVYAHTHVVLNGGAWCGDPERVRAVFSLPREKLQQARERLEAFCRKLRG